The DNA region GCCCAGCTCAACGATGGCGACCTGTTGCGCTTTGGTAGCGTGGCGGGATCGTACGTGGGCACCAAGGTGGCCGCGGTCAGCTCGGCTCCTGCTCCACCCGCAGCCACATCGGCTCCGGACAAGGTGCGCGAAGTTTCTGGCAACCGCCCAACGAACGAATCCATCGTCGGCACACCAGTGGCAGGATTTGGCAGCAGCAAGACGAGCGACGCCCTGACCTCCCAGCAAAAAGCACTGATCGGCTTCGGATCGTTGGGCATTCTCGCCTGC from Sulfuriroseicoccus oceanibius includes:
- a CDS encoding FHA domain-containing protein, whose product is MSTLHIKLADGTDERITLTKEITTVGRDRQNDVVINDESVSTFHAEIRLEDGVHILRDAGSTNGIRVNGDRVSEAQLNDGDLLRFGSVAGSYVGTKVAAVSSAPAPPAATSAPDKVREVSGNRPTNESIVGTPVAGFGSSKTSDALTSQQKALIGFGSLGILACLAAIVMSIGM